A portion of the Cryptomeria japonica chromosome 5, Sugi_1.0, whole genome shotgun sequence genome contains these proteins:
- the LOC131045774 gene encoding GDSL esterase/lipase At5g03610-like encodes MFIPGTRRIIVRRDVKFIEDKAFRRSRDLPADDRSEQPMKAPSPSQGQQSSSTVTSTSIDSRRGIADKAQALFVFGDSYADTGNRNPYNQTVNESWRRPYGSTWPGYPAGRYSSGKVQTDSYELLRSHGCKATAKKIRRGVNFAVGGSGIFQANGFITVAQQVKQFKKVIGQSHEFDSQKLSQSVVLISLVGNDYLAFLDSRNGSIEGVTDLVKPVVSGIIDAVKELYESGLRNFAVSNIVHFGCGPQIGRTSCDSNYDEILALHTKLMREGVEILKSDLKELSIIISDLMSAVNHIFASPAQFGFVDLFVPCCAAKGRVDMCGEVDRVGRALYEVCFNVDEKFLWDLGHPTQREWHAIMWLYSHGANEENKTISFIEGAPNVIDWSSMIREKYDQTLQEIDRLLDNVNADILIEALDFIVGLHATFGNSEHDDGELVKIKHIQQVSPMEEDDVSYQ; translated from the exons ATGTTCATTCCAGGGACCAGAAGAATTATTGTCAGACGCGATGTCAAGTTCATAGAGGACAAGGCGTTTAGAAGATCcagagatttgccagcagatgatcGGAGTGAGCAGCCAATGAAAGCTCCAAGTCCAAGTCAAGGACAACAAAGctcaagtacagttactagtacaagcatagactCAA GGAGAGGCATCGCAGACAAGGCTCAGGCGTTGTTTGTTTTTGGAGACTCTTATGCCGACACTGGAAATCGTAATCCATACAATCAAACTGTAAACGAGTCATGGAGACGACCATACGGTTCGACCTGGCCTGGCTATCCTGCAGGACGATATTCTTCTGGAAAAGTCCAGACAGATT CTTATGAGCTGCTCAGAAGTCATGGCTGTAAAGCAACTGCAAAGAAGATTAGACGAGGAGTAAATTTTGCAGTTGGAGGAAGTGGAATATTTCAAGCCAACGGTTTCATAACAGTAGCACAACAGGTGAAGCAGTTTAAGAAGGTGATAGGACAAAGTCATGAGTTCGACTCTCAGAAGCTCTCGCAGTCTGTAGTTCTTATCTCTCTTGTTGGTAACGACTACCTTGCATTCCTTGATAGCAGAAACGGCTCCATTGAG GGAGTGACGGATCTTGTGAAACCTGTGGTAAGCGGGATAATCGACGCTGTGAAAGAGTTGTATGAAAGCGGGCTTAGGAATTTTGCGGTGAGTAATATTGTTCACTTTGGGTGCGGGCCTCAGATCGGCAGAACATCCTGTGATTCAAACTACGATGAAATTTTAGCTCTTCATACAAAATTAATGAGGGAGGGCGTAGAAATCCTCAAATCGGATCTCAAGGAACTGTCCATCATAATTTCAGATTTGATGTCTGCAGTTAATCATATCTTCGCCAGTCCTGCTCAATTTG GTTTTGTGGATTTGTTCGTTCCTTGCTGTGCTGCAAAAGGTAGGGTTGATATGTGTGGAGAGGTGGATCGAGTAGGCAGGGCTTTATATGAAGTGTGTTTTAACGTAGATGAAAAGTTCTTGTGGGATTTAGGCCATCCAACACAGAGAGAATGGCATGCGATAATGTGGCTGTACAGTCATGGAGCAAATGAAGAGAATAAAACGATCAGTTTTATTGAGGGTGCGCCAAACGTTATTGATTGG TCGAGTATGATCCGTGAAAAGTATGACCAAACATTGCAAGAGATTGACAGACTTTTGGACAATGTCAATGCTGACATTCTTATAGAGGCTTtggatttcattgttggattgCATGCTACATTTGGTAATTCAGAACATGATGATGGTGAGCTTGTGAAAATCAAGCATATTCAGCAAGTGTCTCCTATGGAGGAAGATGATGTCTCTTATCAGTAG